The sequence AGTGTCGCGTATTAAATTATgaaagcataaataaatatataacctccaaatgcagtttttttgcgtttttatgcgaaaGGCACGCTGGAAAttgagtgtgtgtatgtttcttctgtttcgtctactcttcctcttcacaaacaagtaattccccttcctcGAGTTTATATATTCATTGAGCCTGATGatacagcgaattcggaaggcgcgaCTTTGTATACTATCATCCTTGCAAAGAAATGGTGTTCCGTTAACACGGTGTACATAATACGAATGTATAAGCTTATAACCAAAGCCCCCTGCTTCATGCCGTTTTAAATATAAcagatatacaaaaacaatcaaATTAAGGTTTTCTAATGAATTAAATCCAAACAAACAGGTATTTAGCTCTTCATTATCTTTTAGTAGCGTGTTCATAGGATTATTCAGCTCAGTAAACTAACTCTAACAATTCGGATTATTATTATGGGCAGCActgatattaaacttttgttttGGTAGTATGAAGATGAAGAAACATTAACAATTTGTTACATTCTTTTACAACAATTGTTGTCGAAAATGCATTcgggaaatttaaaataaaactcagaATTACTCTATTTccagaaaaatagaaaagtagatcgttaaaaaaacgaaagaaaaaacgCAAGGTAGCTAGTTTACCAATATGACTTTTAATAGATTTATTATCCCTATCATTGAACATTTGATGTATGCCAGACgttcaatataaatatatttttatattgcctCGCGATCCATATTGATGGATTTAAAAACTTCTAGAGATTTTGCGATATGGATCACAATCCATCAATATTTCATGTTGCAATGCAGTTAATATTGAACGTCTGACAATGAGTCGTTCCGTCTGTTGCGGCAACGAATTTGACTgataggaaaatatattatatatatttgaatcgAAGGCGCCACATTCGTGCCATACGCCAAGACGGAATGCACAAAAACTGGCAACTTTCTATTTTTGGCGTACATCAAGTGAAGcgaaaattacaacattttaaAGGACACCAATTTTGTGTCACGCAAATTTTTATCCCGATTTTTAAGTTGGTCTACAATTACGTTTTCATTATagttggttctacgtaaccgcaCCGACCCGAATTCCCCATATGGGGAATGTGtatgctgctacagcaacaaataACAACaccataaattatattaaaacctACTCTCCCTTCAATAAGCATTCAATATAGATTATATTTCACGTCCAACAAAAACCTGGTTATACACAACgaagtataatattttctttcaggACAAGAACATCTGGTTTTTTTCATATGCGGCAATACCTTCAATGAAGCACCATAGTCCGTTTTACATTTTACGTCAGTCCAACGCGTTGCCGCAACGGACTATTGGTATTGCCGTATTAGAAATCAAAGATAATTTAGAAATTAGGgcgaaacaaatttcaaaaaaatgttactaTTTACCATTGGATCTGCATATTTTGGTATTTAAACGTCTTTTGGTTATATAGaaatcaaatatataaaaaaagttcctaatggaaaaggaaaatacaTCCGAAAGTGCACTAAAGCCCTCtgaaaaaaattcggaaaatgaAACTATTAAGCCGAAAGGAAACGACGCCACAACCAATGATTTTTCCTATAATCCGTCGGTCCATCCTGATGGCGGTGACCACATTGATGAGGATTTGACACGCATGCGAGGTGACGCTATTGGCAGTACGTTATACAGTGAACGTTTTGTGCTTTCCACATTGTTGAAGCTGACTAAAGTAGAGAAAGAACTCGCACAAAATGAATCATTTGAAAGCGATCTATGCTCTGTTTGGGATATGACAATTGAAAAGGATGTTGTGCTCCTTCTATTGGAACATAATGTGTTGGACCTCTTTGCTCATTGTATCAATATAACAGAAGATAAGCGTTTAGTCGAAATTTTAGTGGGAATTTTAGgtaatttgtgcaattttaCGGATGCGCGTAATGCTCTTGTTGAAGACACTACCCTAATACAAACACTGCTGGGTCTAACAGGCTGCTCCGACTCACTGACGCTTTTGCAACTCACACGATTGTTTTCGGTTGTATTTATACATGCAGATCGTTCAGCAGCACTGAAATGGTATCAACACATTTGCTTTTGTCcagaatttgtaaaaaatattacgtTTATACTAAGCAACTCCTTCAATGAACACCTACTACGTCAGACTGTCGAAACACTGAATGCCATACTTGCAAAATTTGCTCTAGTGGAACATGATACACAAACGGAGAAAGGTAAAGATTCTAAAAGTGTGCAGCCGCTGCCAACATTTGAACAGCTCTTTGTGaatgaagctttaataaaaGCTACAACGGAGGCATTCACAGCATTATTGCCAAGAAATGATACTACCGAGTTGCAAGAAAATGAGGATGACGACGATGAAATCACGATTCTACCTACGCAGAATACTCATAACGTAATGCAAATATTCTTGAATATCCATTGCATTTTGACACAATATGGTGATCATTCTCAAAGTAGTTACAAACCGCATACCGAATCGCTAATGCATTGCCTAAGTTATATTCTTGAACCGCTATGCAATCCAAAGCACATACAACATTTAAGCAATCGTGAACAGGACTTATTGGATAGTATCAATGATATTTTTGAGGTAATTTTTACACCTTTCaatgtaaattattttaaataagttCATGTCTGATTATCAATATCGTTATATTTGCAGTCACTAGGAGACCCTTTTGATGAACGTTGTCTGACATACGCAATACGTATATGGAATCTGATAAGGGAAGAAAATGAACGTATTGCACGAAGAAAACCAGCGAATGATTTTGAAGATAATGCAATTAAAGACGATGACTTCAATTTCGAGAGCAACTATCTAACTTTACTTGATCTTATTGTTCGTATGATCAATGCTGCTACTGAGATACAGttggaaaatgttttaaaagatACTGATAACAATATGAAAAatctgcaaaatacgctttgtGTTGACGACAATAATCAACCTAGAAAAACATgctacaacaaaataaaaaacattttagaaaatttagagCAAGATTAGCAGGTTCTTATTAAGCGCCTGTGACCCGATTTGTGAGCCAATATTACTAtttcaataaacaaaacaaactatTTAACTACAGTAGATCATTAAATAACATTATAcatattattctattaaaattcattttgtttGGGATCTACCTAGTTGCTCCCGTAGGGAATCCGTCCAAGACAATTTTCCAAGCTTTACTGCGCCACTACTATTTATAGTTAAATTACTTTgcgtatttgaattttttgcgttACGAAATAGAGTATTGTTTTTGTCGATACAATCATTCAAATGCGAAAGTGAGCCATCTAAAATTACAATGCGGGATGTCACTTCAATGCCAGATTGTTCTTCAATCCTATCAGATATATTAATTACGGCTTGTTCAACTTCGTTCGCCTTGACAATATTCTCTCCAATCAATTCAGAAAGTTGCAAATTTAGTTTTCCACCATTGGTACGTACCGTAAGGTTACCATGGACTCCAGCTGGCAAggcaatacaaaatattaacattttttgacaATGTACAAAATCGCCTACTCACTCATATTTAGCTCTCCATCCTTAAGTACTTCAACTTCAGTTTTTTTGTGAACATTTCTTAGATGCAATGAACCGGAATTGGTTATAAATTTTGACTGCTCCACATAGCAAGAATTCGTCGAAATATCGCCCGTATCCGTCCTACAGTTTAAGTGATCACCCTGCAACTTATCGAATGAAATATTCTGCGAAATAtaccaattaaaaattattaaaatttattttttagttatttcaaAGCATTTACCCCCATCTCCTTGGTCTCCACTCGAGTTACTCTTCCTAAGAGCATACCTTTACATGTAATATTCCCGCCGTTGCTATCTAGTGTTACATTATCTGCTCGAATCTCCTTGGTTTCTATGTTTTTTTGTGCCCGCACCGTTACTTCagagcttaaaatattttggacTTTTACACTGTCGTTAGTTTCCACATAGAGATCAGAGCGGATCGGTACCTCCAGGTTACAATGGTAATCTGTAGCGTCCGcaactttatttattacaatgtTTACTCGACGCTCATCTTCGCTAACGTCGACTTTCATAATGACTGGACAATTCCGTGTATGTCCACCATGCAACTCAGCGATAAGTACATTTGCATCTGGATACTCGTGTACATCGGCGGCTTTCACACGCAAGTAAATATCGGAATGTATATTTATACGTGGAAAAGGATAAATGTAGCGCATTGTTTCCTGGTGTACTTGTTTGTTAGACGGCATTCCTGACTCACTGCTCatcttatttgattttactgATTTCTTGGCATATAAGCGAGTATTCGTGGTCCGTAACGGAGGTGTTAGCCGACGTAGCAACAACATTTCCTACCTTTTCCGTGAAAACTTGCTTTTTGCTATAAATTCTTTTTCGGGAATTTACACAACTGTCAAATTGGATTTCAGCTGATCGATAGAAATGGAAGTAAACAATGAAGAGAATTTagatgaaaaatgcaaaatataaacaataagcAGGATCTCGAAATTAACCAGCTGATTTTTTCACTATGGGtccaaaacacaaaaaccaattaCAAGaaagtgtatttattttttctggagAAATGTAGCGTATTCTTTACATGTTCCCGAAGCTAGTGCTCCACATTTTTCTTTAGAATAGCAATTGCAGATGGTCCCTTTCATATTCAGTTCGAGTTCGAAAAATTGCTGCaatttatgtttaaaaattgGGACAATTATGTgtaattgttttctttcttaGTAGCCATTGTgcccaaataaaattataattctgaaaatgttctcaaaataaaatataaaatctaatTGCGCTgccataattatatatatatatatatatactgaggtttcaaaaaattatgacagcaatacgcattcgaatttcgatattacattttataataattaataagagGACACACGCTTTTTATCTGTTACATGAATtcatagttaataatacctaacaaacattttattagaattatgtctataaccctgttttctttgctggtatccattttatttagtttttactttgacgtttttatTTAGAcgcataaaaataatgatctattacaaagaaaacacaaggttgtatgtcaaaaagtatgcttattatctaggattattttataatcttagATTTTGGGAGAATAATTTTGTATAGGAAATCTCGCTTTCTAATTACGGCTTTTTAATCGTGCTTAACTCAAGAAGCTTAACAatggtaattttaattttagtgctGAAGAattatagttttaaattttgttttttgttctcaGGCGGACGAAGGGAGTGTCAGTTGGTCTTTGGCACGATTTAAGGTAGCAGTGGGGAACTACGCCTTGATAGATCAGCGGATATTCTTATTCCGCTGATTAAAAATCATGGAGCCGAGGGGCCAATCATAAAGACGGATTTCTGGCATGCTTATGAATGTCTTTCTGGCAATGGATTTATCCATCAGAAAGTCAATTATAGCAACGCGAGTACTCTATTAGTCGGCGAGCTCCAGTCAAATACCCAGCGTATCGAATCCCACTGGAGGTTTGTAAAGCGTTTTTTCTTAATGCCAACTTATAATCACACCATGAACTTGCCGATGCTGGAATTGAGTATCTTTGGAGGCGTTTcgtaaaaaaaagcaaagaccCTTTTATGGCATTAATTAACGCTATAAAatatggaggttgaattagttttaaaggtgacacacagatggcgctatttatcactttatcgcgttggcaatactgaatatatattcatgacaaagcctcatccctaggctttgtttatcagtatctgtcatttcgctgaagtataaacaacgcagtgttttcgtgctccgagtatgtcaactttcgtgccgtcgaaacgcaatttgcggaaagctttgcttttctgcttcaatttgaaaaaaaaatacagcccaagcccgtgaattgctgcaggaggcctacccagaccatactccgtcgatttcaacatgtgagtactggtttc is a genomic window of Anastrepha ludens isolate Willacy chromosome 6, idAnaLude1.1, whole genome shotgun sequence containing:
- the LOC128866890 gene encoding uncharacterized protein LOC128866890, with amino-acid sequence MEKENTSESALKPSEKNSENETIKPKGNDATTNDFSYNPSVHPDGGDHIDEDLTRMRGDAIGSTLYSERFVLSTLLKLTKVEKELAQNESFESDLCSVWDMTIEKDVVLLLLEHNVLDLFAHCINITEDKRLVEILVGILGNLCNFTDARNALVEDTTLIQTLLGLTGCSDSLTLLQLTRLFSVVFIHADRSAALKWYQHICFCPEFVKNITFILSNSFNEHLLRQTVETLNAILAKFALVEHDTQTEKGKDSKSVQPLPTFEQLFVNEALIKATTEAFTALLPRNDTTELQENEDDDDEITILPTQNTHNVMQIFLNIHCILTQYGDHSQSSYKPHTESLMHCLSYILEPLCNPKHIQHLSNREQDLLDSINDIFESLGDPFDERCLTYAIRIWNLIREENERIARRKPANDFEDNAIKDDDFNFESNYLTLLDLIVRMINAATEIQLENVLKDTDNNMKNLQNTLCVDDNNQPRKTCYNKIKNILENLEQD
- the LOC128866891 gene encoding uncharacterized protein LOC128866891 gives rise to the protein MLLLRRLTPPLRTTNTRLYAKKSVKSNKMSSESGMPSNKQVHQETMRYIYPFPRINIHSDIYLRVKAADVHEYPDANVLIAELHGGHTRNCPVIMKVDVSEDERRVNIVINKVADATDYHCNLEVPIRSDLYVETNDSVKVQNILSSEVTVRAQKNIETKEIRADNVTLDSNGGNITCKGMLLGRVTRVETKEMGNISFDKLQGDHLNCRTDTGDISTNSCYVEQSKFITNSGSLHLRNVHKKTEVEVLKDGELNMTGVHGNLTVRTNGGKLNLQLSELIGENIVKANEVEQAVINISDRIEEQSGIEVTSRIVILDGSLSHLNDCIDKNNTLFRNAKNSNTQSNLTINSSGAVKLGKLSWTDSLREQLGRSQTK